The following coding sequences lie in one Panicum virgatum strain AP13 chromosome 6N, P.virgatum_v5, whole genome shotgun sequence genomic window:
- the LOC120680270 gene encoding putative F-box protein At5g55150 has translation MAAAAMPSSWEELPGDLLGLVLQNLPSLADRVRLRAVCRPWRAGGSARRHLRLPPPLPWLALRDGGLVDLHGAPVRCAPIVREGVFGYLAVDNLAFLMHDDGACSLMNPLSGMTLHLPKLASAVGRALDESAFYDQSHIRSTYVKVILSASPLDSALDPLVATIIMEGNSIAISSCKKPDAISISMRRKRTLVSAKFSFSMSPEQRSERFHGSQRICDIAFFHGKLYALTRHEGLRVIELDAGHLSETKSLPGFLQCIPDDPEQQEVYNCEYNQRYLVLRYIAESDGKLLMVRRWMSVPPDAQVGNEDRTVRFEVFQADLAPAPGRWMKVDSLGGRAIFLDTTCSKSVLASKDADGVQADSIYFMHRVFDSSSKEFFGVRMDPLADSGVYNMRDGTITALLPEAVMSKLQSKPQFLTWFFPTDA, from the coding sequence atggcggcggcggcgatgccgtCGTCGTGGGAGGAGCTCCCAGGGGACCTCCTGGGCCTGGTTCTCCAGAATCTTCCGTCCCTCGCCGACCGCGTCCGCCTCCGCGCGGTCTGCCGCCCCTGGCGCGCCGGCGGCTCCGCCCGGCGGCACctgcggctgccgccgccgctcccgtggCTCGCCCTCCGCGACGGCGGCCTGGTGGACCTCCACGGCGCTCCAGTTCGCTGCGCGCCCATCGTCCGCGAGGGCGTCTTTGGCTACCTCGCGGTCGACAACCTGGCCTTCCTCATGCACGACGACGGCGCCTGCTCCCTGATGAATCCTCTCTCCGGCATGACGCTCCATCTCCCCAAGCTGGCCTCTGCCGTGGGCCGGGCGCTTGACGAGTCTGCATTCTATGATCAATCTCACATACGAAGCACGTATGTGAAGGTGATACTGTCGGCATCGCCGCTCGATTCGGCACTGGATCCCCTCGTCGCCACCATAATTATGGAGGGAAACAGCATTGCAATCTCTTCTTGCAAGAAACCTGACGCCATCAGCATCAGTATGCGTCGAAAGAGGACCCTGGTCTCTGCAAAGTTCAGCTTCAGCATGTCTCCGGAGCAGAGGTCAGAGAGGTTTCATGGCTCTCAAAGGATTTGTGATATTGCCTTCTTCCATGGGAAGCTATATGCCCTCACCAGGCATGAAGGGCTTCGAGTCATTGAACTTGATGCTGGTCACCTCAGTGAGACGAAATCCTTACCGGGGTTTCTTCAGTGCATCCCTGATGACCCCGAGCAGCAGGAAGTATACAACTGCGAATATAATCAAAGATACTTGGTCCTAAGGTACATTGCCGAATCAGATGGCAAGCTACTAATGGTGAGGCGGTGGATGAGCGTTCCACCGGATGCTCAAGTGGGTAACGAGGATAGAACAGTCCGGTTTGAGGTCTTCCAAGCGGACCTTGCACCTGCCCCTGGCCGGTGGATGAAGGTGGACAGCTTGGGTGGCCGTGCGATCTTCCTAGATACAACGTGCTCCAAGTCAGTACTCGCTAGCAAAGATGCAGATGGTGTTCAAGCGGATTCCATCTACTTCATGCATAGGGTTTTCGACAGTTCGTCAAAAGAGTTCTTCGGTGTGCGTATGGATCCTCTTGCTGACTCCGGCGTGTACAACATGAGAGATGGGACAATCACGGCATTACTGCCGGAAGCCGTGATGTCAAAGCTGCAGAGCAAACCACAATTTCTGACTTGGTTCTTCCCTACTGATGCATAA